In the genome of Treponema pedis, one region contains:
- a CDS encoding STAS domain-containing protein produces the protein MELKIRKNKEVYIVDVSGEMDLYNSYRLKELVMKMIERQIKCMVINLEEVDYIDSSGIGALIYICSTVKKMNLKLYITNIHGSVKKVIELTKLMGYFPITNSLEEALQKLED, from the coding sequence ATGGAGTTAAAAATCCGAAAAAACAAAGAAGTTTACATTGTTGACGTAAGCGGTGAGATGGATTTATACAATTCGTATAGGCTAAAAGAACTCGTCATGAAAATGATAGAGCGTCAAATTAAATGTATGGTAATTAACCTTGAAGAAGTGGATTATATCGATTCTTCGGGAATAGGAGCGTTGATTTACATCTGTTCAACGGTAAAAAAGATGAATCTAAAACTTTATATTACCAATATTCACGGTTCGGTAAAAAAAGTTATAGAACTTACAAAACTTATGGGCTATTTTCCTATTACCAACAGTTTGGAAGAAGCCTTACAAAAACTTGAAGACTAG
- a CDS encoding metallophosphoesterase: MKKILCVADQIDPVIYSKNIKDKYGDMDFIIAAGDLPMEYLDFIQASLGKPLLFVLGGHYLKSLTHYHPEMAEKTKNGEINKFKKNNLFKSENGTYIGFKTFKQDNLLIAGISGAKKENDGKNQFTERQMRRKIIAMIPHLLVNKIKYGRYADIIVSHAPIASANGFKCFEKFIKLFKPKYWLHGNVHIHNSKTPRSTNIEKTEVINVYSRHVLEIS; encoded by the coding sequence ATGAAAAAGATTCTTTGCGTTGCGGATCAAATCGACCCTGTTATATACAGTAAAAATATAAAAGATAAATACGGCGATATGGATTTTATCATTGCGGCAGGAGACTTGCCTATGGAATACTTGGATTTTATTCAAGCATCTTTAGGCAAACCTCTTCTTTTTGTTTTGGGAGGGCATTATTTAAAATCTCTTACCCATTATCACCCCGAAATGGCGGAAAAAACAAAAAACGGTGAAATTAACAAGTTTAAAAAAAACAACCTTTTTAAAAGCGAAAACGGGACTTATATAGGCTTTAAAACTTTTAAACAGGATAATCTTTTAATTGCAGGGATTTCGGGAGCAAAAAAAGAAAATGACGGTAAAAATCAGTTTACTGAACGGCAAATGCGGCGGAAAATTATTGCTATGATACCACACTTACTGGTTAATAAAATAAAGTATGGGCGTTATGCGGATATTATTGTAAGTCATGCTCCTATAGCTTCGGCAAACGGATTTAAATGTTTTGAAAAATTCATTAAATTATTTAAACCTAAATATTGGCTGCACGGTAATGTCCATATTCATAATTCCAAAACACCCAGAAGTACAAATATAGAAAAAACGGAGGTTATTAACGTATATAGCAGGCATGTTTTGGAAATTTCTTAA
- a CDS encoding tetratricopeptide repeat protein: MSTVIILTIILGSIVFFLMLFVLKSILSPKKIFKIQKDLKSGKYSSAIKGAKSIIAKNPRDSEARYLLGKAYLADKKPELAFMEFKTLNKTAVFNNPATEIEFRDSIADLYLKFQQPDEALNEYILLNKKDPKNPKYYFKAGQLYENKNMSDQALMYFQKTIEIDSRFAEAYASMGLLLFKAKQFPEAEKAIATALKLDPENSDTLYYQGKILRGKKDYAHALAAFEKAARKQEIRTKCFLERGCCYMETASTEKAIFEFTRAIKSSKQTSSPEVLYSRYLLAECYEKQRDFDKAIEEWEAISAVKPKFKDVAQKLTEYSDLRTNDRMKEYLTLVKDEFFQMCRCITEQYFDYPVQAVKEIKIGCSILAVEKGSEQWLNTRKKPQLMIFSRESETITEQFLRSVHEEMKKQGVVTAHIITSSGFSRDAMAFAENRPFDLIDRQKLEKIVEKVKFNF, encoded by the coding sequence ATGTCAACAGTAATTATACTTACAATTATTCTCGGCAGTATAGTGTTTTTTCTTATGCTGTTTGTTTTAAAATCTATTTTGTCTCCGAAAAAGATTTTCAAAATTCAAAAGGATCTTAAAAGCGGAAAATATTCATCTGCAATAAAAGGAGCTAAGTCTATTATCGCAAAGAACCCCAGAGATTCGGAAGCCCGCTATCTTTTGGGAAAGGCGTATCTTGCAGATAAAAAGCCTGAACTTGCTTTTATGGAATTCAAAACACTTAATAAAACGGCCGTGTTTAATAATCCCGCTACCGAAATTGAATTCAGGGACAGTATAGCAGATTTATATTTAAAATTCCAGCAGCCTGATGAGGCTTTAAATGAGTATATTCTGTTAAATAAAAAAGACCCTAAAAACCCCAAGTATTATTTTAAAGCGGGGCAGCTTTATGAAAATAAAAATATGTCGGATCAGGCCCTTATGTATTTTCAAAAAACGATAGAAATAGATTCCCGTTTTGCAGAAGCCTATGCTTCAATGGGGCTTTTGCTTTTTAAAGCAAAACAATTTCCCGAAGCGGAAAAGGCTATTGCCACAGCACTTAAGCTAGATCCTGAAAACAGCGACACTCTTTATTATCAGGGAAAGATTTTACGCGGGAAAAAGGATTATGCTCACGCTTTGGCGGCTTTTGAAAAAGCTGCCCGCAAGCAGGAAATAAGGACAAAGTGCTTTTTGGAGCGGGGGTGCTGCTATATGGAAACGGCCAGTACGGAAAAGGCCATTTTTGAATTTACCCGGGCTATAAAATCTTCAAAACAGACCTCTTCTCCCGAGGTTTTGTACTCGCGCTATCTTTTAGCCGAGTGTTATGAAAAACAGCGTGATTTCGATAAGGCGATAGAAGAATGGGAAGCCATTTCGGCCGTAAAACCGAAATTTAAAGATGTGGCTCAAAAGCTGACGGAATATTCGGACTTACGTACGAACGACAGAATGAAAGAATATTTAACTTTGGTAAAAGATGAATTTTTTCAAATGTGCCGATGTATAACCGAGCAATATTTCGATTATCCCGTACAGGCGGTAAAAGAAATTAAAATAGGTTGCAGTATTTTAGCTGTGGAAAAAGGCTCGGAACAATGGCTTAATACGCGGAAAAAACCGCAGCTTATGATTTTTTCGCGGGAAAGCGAAACCATAACGGAGCAGTTTTTGCGTTCGGTACATGAGGAAATGAAAAAGCAGGGCGTGGTAACTGCGCATATTATAACTTCTTCAGGGTTTTCGCGCGATGCGATGGCTTTCGCCGAAAACAGACCCTTCGATTTGATAGACAGACAAAAACTTGAAAAAATTGTTGAAAAAGTTAAATTTAACTTTTAA
- a CDS encoding GAF domain-containing SpoIIE family protein phosphatase, which yields MKTIDSLNNYTFIAVLCFAAFIVIWLIITAKKNKTASYMAFIRAALFPLLFIVLFRLLSAILKISLVSDLGFLLAGISFILYFRYACKLYFKEQAEVYEKERQNEAYITKLKNSPVEESKQAEKLLHTSRILLNRTSGMITGKKDISSEMYENIVKVFLEQLGADGAVILIADSLEQTLAVKAIKGKFPPPYKLPGDVVHKEDHVVTNFKYAQFKLDESVFGEVLMQGNMRLIKTGEGKNILPDNGEEPFLQYGSLMFFPLIANNRAVGVVAVSRSPGSQSFEESDSKIGENLAAYTAEIVNLTITLNEANESAEIENITETAAEIQSILLPKNLRKIQQLDIGEHFVQVKGICSDYYDVITKGNKTFIITADVAGKSVHSAIIMVMLRSILYLVTSAKNSTEFILDTLNKGITGKIEIDHFASVSILCYEEGNDTLEFIGAGNQALMLWKNQANKIELFKQNTDPIGVDMNSSYKSKTISFERGDIAALYTDGMVETVNSLGEQYGIRRLASVIAANTSEKSKDIAANVKKDMESFMGKTKAHDDQTLLIIKTR from the coding sequence ATGAAGACTATCGATTCATTAAATAATTACACATTTATTGCCGTCTTATGTTTTGCAGCCTTTATTGTTATATGGCTTATTATTACAGCTAAAAAAAATAAAACGGCTTCTTATATGGCCTTTATAAGAGCGGCTCTTTTTCCGTTGCTTTTTATTGTTTTATTCAGGCTGCTGTCGGCAATTTTAAAAATCTCTTTAGTTTCGGATTTGGGGTTTTTGCTTGCAGGTATAAGTTTTATACTCTATTTCCGCTATGCCTGTAAATTGTATTTTAAGGAACAGGCTGAAGTCTATGAAAAAGAAAGGCAAAATGAGGCTTATATAACTAAATTAAAAAACAGCCCTGTAGAAGAATCGAAACAGGCTGAAAAACTTTTGCATACAAGCAGGATTTTGTTAAACCGTACTTCAGGAATGATTACCGGGAAAAAAGATATTTCTTCCGAAATGTATGAAAACATAGTAAAAGTTTTTTTAGAACAGTTGGGTGCCGACGGAGCGGTTATTTTAATTGCGGACAGCCTGGAACAAACCCTTGCAGTTAAAGCTATAAAGGGAAAGTTCCCGCCGCCTTATAAACTGCCTGGAGATGTGGTTCATAAAGAGGACCATGTTGTTACGAATTTTAAATATGCCCAATTTAAACTTGATGAATCCGTTTTCGGCGAAGTCCTTATGCAGGGCAATATGAGGCTTATAAAAACCGGCGAAGGAAAAAACATTTTGCCCGATAACGGCGAAGAGCCGTTTCTGCAATACGGAAGTTTAATGTTTTTTCCGCTTATAGCAAACAACAGGGCTGTAGGAGTTGTTGCAGTATCGCGTTCGCCGGGAAGTCAGTCTTTTGAAGAGTCGGATTCAAAAATCGGTGAAAACCTTGCCGCTTATACCGCCGAAATCGTTAATTTGACGATTACGCTTAATGAAGCGAACGAATCGGCCGAAATTGAAAATATAACCGAAACGGCGGCGGAAATTCAGTCAATACTTTTGCCTAAGAATTTAAGAAAGATACAGCAGCTGGATATCGGAGAGCATTTTGTACAGGTTAAGGGTATTTGCAGCGACTATTACGATGTAATAACGAAGGGTAATAAAACATTTATTATTACTGCTGATGTTGCGGGAAAAAGCGTACATTCGGCGATTATTATGGTTATGCTCAGGTCTATTTTATATCTTGTTACAAGTGCGAAAAATTCTACGGAATTTATTTTGGATACTCTTAATAAGGGTATTACCGGTAAAATTGAAATAGACCATTTTGCAAGCGTATCCATTTTGTGCTATGAAGAAGGTAACGATACTCTTGAGTTTATAGGTGCGGGAAATCAAGCTTTAATGTTGTGGAAAAATCAGGCAAATAAAATAGAGCTGTTTAAGCAGAATACCGACCCTATAGGTGTAGATATGAATTCGAGCTACAAAAGCAAAACTATTTCTTTTGAACGAGGCGATATCGCGGCTCTGTATACAGACGGAATGGTTGAAACGGTTAATTCTTTGGGCGAACAATACGGAATACGCAGGTTGGCGTCCGTTATTGCGGCAAATACATCGGAAAAGTCCAAAGATATTGCCGCAAATGTAAAAAAAGATATGGAATCGTTTATGGGAAAAACAAAAGCTCATGATGACCAAACCTTGTTGATTATTAAGACTAGATAA
- a CDS encoding ATP-binding protein translates to MDLIKELKVDEASPLFDKTGMLYKEFPSDFRQIRYFTLLIVQSAPLEIKGINLLEQQISEVIKNAVKHGNKCNLAKKVKVWYDFSSTHAHLIVEDEGAGFKEIDKWNEFNRKRLECLHKQDFTNLADYVSFRTKNSDEHDGGNALFAALEYWDGGFVFNNKKNAVAMLKKYPQKKHGILV, encoded by the coding sequence ATGGATTTAATAAAAGAACTTAAAGTTGATGAGGCTAGTCCCTTATTCGATAAAACGGGGATGCTTTATAAAGAATTTCCATCGGATTTTAGACAAATCAGATATTTTACCCTTTTAATAGTGCAGTCCGCCCCCCTGGAAATTAAAGGTATAAACCTTTTGGAGCAGCAAATAAGCGAAGTTATTAAAAATGCCGTAAAACACGGTAATAAATGTAACCTTGCGAAAAAAGTTAAAGTGTGGTACGATTTCAGCTCCACGCATGCTCATCTAATTGTTGAAGATGAAGGAGCCGGTTTTAAAGAAATAGATAAATGGAACGAGTTTAACAGAAAGCGCTTGGAATGTCTTCATAAACAGGATTTTACCAATTTAGCTGATTATGTATCATTTAGAACAAAAAATAGCGATGAACATGACGGCGGAAACGCTCTTTTTGCCGCTTTAGAATATTGGGACGGCGGCTTTGTCTTTAATAATAAAAAAAATGCCGTTGCAATGCTTAAAAAATATCCGCAAAAAAAACACGGTATCTTGGTATAA
- a CDS encoding SPL family radical SAM protein: protein MNIFRGCTHGCIYCDSRSLCYNMRHDFEDIEIKVNATELLKEAIKKKKKSCMIGTGSMSDPYLNSEKDLNIMRSCLQLIYDYGFGISVLTKSDLILRDLDLLKKINKKTKCVVQMTLTTYDEALCKIIEPNVCTTKRRFEVLNILKEEGIPTVVWFTPILPFINDTEENITGILDYCIKAGVFGIIFFGIGLTLREGNREYFYKNLDKSFPGIKEKYIKLYGSSYIVNSPDNTRLSNLFFKICSRNGIVCNNDEIFKFINTFEEKEGCLF, encoded by the coding sequence ATGAATATATTCCGCGGCTGTACGCACGGCTGTATTTATTGCGATTCGCGCAGCCTATGTTACAACATGAGGCACGATTTTGAAGATATTGAAATAAAAGTAAATGCAACGGAACTGTTAAAAGAAGCCATTAAAAAAAAGAAAAAAAGCTGTATGATAGGCACGGGAAGTATGAGCGACCCGTACCTTAACTCGGAAAAAGATTTAAATATTATGCGCTCGTGTTTACAGCTGATTTACGATTACGGTTTCGGTATTTCCGTTTTAACGAAATCCGACTTAATCTTAAGGGACTTGGACCTTTTAAAAAAAATAAATAAAAAAACAAAATGTGTAGTACAAATGACCCTTACAACCTATGACGAAGCTTTGTGTAAAATAATTGAACCTAATGTATGCACTACAAAACGCAGATTTGAAGTGCTTAATATTTTAAAAGAAGAGGGGATTCCTACGGTTGTTTGGTTTACACCGATTTTACCCTTTATAAACGACACGGAAGAAAATATTACGGGTATATTGGATTATTGTATCAAAGCCGGAGTCTTCGGAATTATTTTTTTCGGTATAGGGCTTACATTAAGGGAAGGAAACCGTGAATACTTTTATAAAAATCTTGATAAGAGTTTTCCCGGCATAAAAGAAAAATATATAAAACTTTACGGCTCCTCTTATATAGTAAACTCTCCCGACAATACAAGACTTTCCAATCTGTTTTTTAAAATTTGCAGCCGAAACGGTATCGTTTGCAATAACGATGAAATTTTTAAATTTATCAATACATTTGAAGAAAAAGAAGGTTGTTTATTTTAA
- a CDS encoding tetratricopeptide repeat protein, which translates to MTDFQKFLIGILSGVLLALLIIGGIFLFSSKKQNNANYAYELDSETKAKIEAEKEELARLEEKRAKIDAELEAAKKERESELALLEAERLKQAEEVNKSLDAGKGNISAKEKEEEAAAEKKRKVEEALKRTEEARKKHEALIQEQKALAEAESKKKADITKRQKEAEEKAKRDAEEKERKKTEEERLAKEKKERENAEKKRKEEAALAEAKRKEEAAIAKAREEADKKRLEEQKQKDAAEQTARKKASLQEISRLVEVGKNALKNKDLNGAKTAFSQADAQMPKDDSKFAANGYYQMAEAMHEYATYEPEPANSASALQEADSYIKKSVNEDGQIAKSHYKYSQIADTQKQEQAALVELEKAQALDPNNYLYNYELGKKYYARGQYQKAKNAFLQSTKSNPNFESAFYNLGLTCKKLGSENEAYSAFSATVKLKEDHVKALIELARISKQQRKFSQAVEYYKKTVSYEPANLSALREMAQVYAELGQYQNAERHFKEALTLGENEAITYYNLATVQVELGKNTDALANAEKAYNMKSRDARILYTYGLALEKNGKKKKRNNHT; encoded by the coding sequence TTGACTGATTTTCAGAAATTTTTAATAGGAATTTTGAGCGGTGTGTTACTGGCCCTGCTTATAATAGGTGGAATTTTTTTATTCAGTTCAAAAAAACAAAACAATGCAAACTACGCTTATGAACTCGATTCCGAAACCAAAGCAAAAATTGAAGCCGAAAAAGAAGAACTTGCCCGCCTTGAAGAAAAAAGAGCGAAAATAGATGCGGAACTGGAAGCGGCAAAAAAAGAAAGAGAAAGCGAATTAGCCCTTTTGGAAGCCGAACGCTTAAAACAAGCCGAAGAAGTAAATAAAAGCTTGGACGCGGGGAAAGGCAATATTTCAGCCAAAGAAAAAGAAGAAGAAGCCGCTGCCGAAAAAAAGAGAAAGGTCGAAGAAGCATTAAAACGGACGGAAGAAGCGCGTAAAAAACACGAGGCTCTTATACAAGAACAAAAAGCTCTTGCGGAAGCCGAATCAAAGAAAAAGGCCGACATTACAAAACGGCAAAAAGAAGCTGAAGAAAAAGCAAAACGCGATGCCGAAGAAAAAGAACGCAAAAAAACGGAAGAAGAGCGTTTAGCCAAAGAAAAAAAAGAGCGTGAAAACGCCGAAAAAAAACGCAAAGAGGAAGCAGCTCTTGCCGAAGCTAAAAGAAAAGAAGAGGCAGCCATAGCAAAGGCTAGAGAAGAGGCGGATAAAAAACGGCTTGAAGAACAAAAACAAAAAGATGCTGCGGAACAAACCGCTCGAAAAAAAGCCTCATTACAGGAAATTTCCCGTTTAGTTGAAGTAGGAAAAAACGCCCTTAAAAACAAAGACCTTAATGGTGCGAAAACAGCCTTTTCCCAAGCGGACGCCCAAATGCCTAAAGACGATTCCAAATTTGCAGCAAACGGATACTACCAAATGGCCGAAGCGATGCATGAATATGCAACCTACGAGCCGGAACCCGCAAATTCAGCCTCAGCCTTGCAGGAAGCCGACTCCTACATAAAAAAATCGGTAAACGAAGACGGGCAAATTGCAAAAAGCCATTACAAATACTCCCAAATTGCAGACACTCAAAAACAGGAACAAGCCGCCCTTGTGGAACTGGAAAAAGCCCAAGCGCTGGACCCGAACAACTATTTATACAACTACGAACTGGGTAAAAAATACTATGCGCGCGGACAATACCAAAAAGCGAAAAACGCATTTTTACAAAGTACAAAATCAAATCCGAACTTTGAATCCGCCTTTTACAACCTCGGCCTTACATGCAAAAAACTCGGAAGCGAAAACGAAGCTTATTCCGCATTTTCCGCAACCGTAAAACTAAAAGAAGACCACGTAAAGGCCCTTATAGAACTTGCCCGTATAAGCAAACAGCAAAGAAAATTCTCACAAGCTGTGGAATACTATAAAAAAACCGTTTCTTACGAGCCTGCAAACCTTTCAGCCTTACGAGAAATGGCTCAAGTATATGCGGAACTCGGACAGTACCAAAACGCCGAAAGACACTTTAAAGAAGCTCTAACCCTTGGAGAAAACGAAGCTATAACCTACTACAACCTTGCCACAGTACAGGTAGAATTGGGAAAAAATACGGATGCCCTTGCTAATGCGGAAAAAGCTTATAATATGAAAAGTCGGGACGCACGCATTTTATACACATACGGCCTTGCCCTTGAAAAAAACGGAAAAAAGAAGAAGCGAAACAATCATACCTAA
- a CDS encoding tetratricopeptide repeat protein → MDGDNLSEAEPYLAEAYKLEPRNFEVNTNLGKLYGLKNDFNKSITHYSEAVKAQPRNITAKQNLAAAYISANLKENAADVYTQIIKIDSANWDSYYELGKLYVSLDKKADAKLILETLLTKNPNYKKAEEIQGILSSL, encoded by the coding sequence TTGGACGGTGATAACTTAAGCGAAGCCGAACCGTATCTTGCCGAAGCCTATAAACTGGAACCGCGCAACTTTGAAGTAAACACCAACTTGGGAAAACTGTACGGACTTAAAAACGATTTTAATAAATCGATAACGCACTATTCAGAAGCTGTAAAAGCCCAGCCCAGAAATATCACGGCAAAACAAAACTTGGCGGCAGCCTATATTTCCGCAAACTTAAAAGAAAACGCCGCGGACGTATACACACAAATTATAAAAATAGACTCGGCAAATTGGGACAGCTACTACGAATTGGGTAAACTGTATGTAAGTCTTGATAAAAAAGCGGACGCAAAATTAATACTGGAAACCCTTTTAACCAAAAATCCCAACTATAAAAAAGCCGAAGAGATACAAGGAATTCTTTCCTCTCTATAA
- a CDS encoding tetratricopeptide repeat protein, which produces MCFFSFVYCIDYFTEGKKLLADDKPEQAAAALFAASKEPGTPPSVYLYLGVAYFRCGKYTEALSYLSMGRKSDSVNSYLYSYNIGNIYFLQSRYDAAEQAYNDSIAANGIYSPSFLNRANARIKLDKHEGALQDYKIYLNLEHNTVQRPSIQKMIALLESAKEEALKAQALAEAKKAAEEAERRAAEERYRQLMNEVNSNLSSVDDANAVSAGAENTINYSEENELD; this is translated from the coding sequence TTGTGCTTTTTTTCGTTCGTTTACTGTATTGATTACTTTACGGAAGGTAAAAAATTATTAGCGGACGATAAGCCCGAACAGGCGGCTGCCGCCCTCTTTGCTGCCAGCAAAGAACCGGGAACTCCGCCTTCAGTTTATCTATATCTGGGAGTTGCCTATTTCCGTTGCGGAAAATACACGGAAGCTCTTTCATACCTTTCTATGGGGAGAAAAAGCGATTCGGTAAACTCCTATCTTTACTCATACAATATAGGAAATATTTATTTCCTGCAAAGCCGCTACGATGCTGCGGAACAGGCTTATAACGATTCCATTGCGGCAAACGGTATTTACTCCCCCTCCTTTTTAAACAGGGCAAACGCAAGAATCAAACTGGATAAACACGAGGGTGCTTTACAAGATTATAAAATTTATTTAAACTTGGAACACAATACCGTTCAGCGTCCGTCAATTCAAAAAATGATAGCACTTTTGGAAAGTGCAAAAGAAGAAGCTTTAAAAGCCCAAGCCCTTGCCGAAGCTAAAAAAGCTGCGGAAGAGGCGGAACGCCGTGCTGCTGAAGAACGGTACAGACAATTGATGAATGAAGTAAATTCAAACCTTTCATCGGTAGACGATGCAAATGCGGTTTCCGCAGGAGCGGAAAACACTATAAATTATTCGGAGGAAAACGAACTTGACTGA
- a CDS encoding bifunctional adenosylcobinamide kinase/adenosylcobinamide-phosphate guanylyltransferase has protein sequence MVILITGGSRSGKSTYAEKLLKNENNAVYIATASITDEEMKERIQKHRLRRNCKWRTYEDYRNLQNAIGNEKFYLLDCVTNLISRILFDGTNGKEKITASDTQNTIDTSLNELNSLIEAIKKITELS, from the coding sequence ATGGTTATTTTAATTACCGGCGGCTCGCGAAGCGGTAAATCCACTTATGCCGAAAAACTTTTAAAAAATGAAAACAATGCGGTTTACATTGCAACGGCTTCAATTACCGATGAAGAAATGAAAGAGCGAATACAAAAGCACCGTCTTCGCAGAAATTGTAAGTGGCGCACTTACGAGGATTACCGTAATTTACAAAATGCAATAGGCAATGAAAAATTCTATCTTTTGGATTGTGTTACGAATTTAATCTCGCGGATTCTTTTCGACGGCACAAACGGAAAAGAGAAAATTACCGCAAGCGATACGCAAAATACAATAGATACATCTTTAAATGAATTAAATTCGCTTATCGAAGCAATAAAAAAAATAACGGAACTCTCATAA
- the cobS gene encoding adenosylcobinamide-GDP ribazoletransferase — MKFAYRSNKKNNGTLIIVTNEVGSSLVPMNPLSRSFSDAQGTVNAALAEIADKVFFDGMRNSSTNKRRNKMKGFILALQFFTRIPIPVNIEFTESNLKKAFFFLPLIGAVIEAVALIPIYFISNTYLEEAAGLSLILYLFLTGGLHIDGLADTLDGFLSAHKRKEKILEIMSDPRIGSFGTTGISFAVLSRYIAYAGVMPHGGILILAGIISRLAGVGMAVFVKPAKETGLGILFHKSASKISFFFWLIAVCILCLFTPEISSFSLKYLNFTLAEFSYRMKYLLFPLIAFFLTFIIAKIAYKKIDGTTGDVNGCAVELTELAILFSIIFIQPVN, encoded by the coding sequence ATTAAATTCGCTTATCGAAGCAATAAAAAAAATAACGGAACTCTCATAATCGTAACGAATGAAGTAGGCTCAAGCCTTGTACCTATGAATCCTCTTTCAAGAAGCTTTTCCGATGCTCAAGGAACGGTAAATGCGGCCCTTGCGGAAATTGCCGATAAGGTTTTTTTTGACGGTATGCGGAATTCCAGTACAAATAAAAGGAGAAACAAAATGAAAGGTTTTATTTTAGCTTTACAATTTTTTACCCGGATTCCGATTCCGGTAAATATCGAATTTACCGAAAGCAATTTAAAAAAAGCTTTTTTCTTTTTACCCCTTATAGGAGCAGTTATCGAGGCGGTCGCTTTGATTCCGATTTATTTTATATCGAATACATATCTTGAAGAGGCGGCAGGACTTTCGCTTATCCTGTATTTATTTTTAACGGGAGGCTTACATATTGACGGTTTAGCCGACACCTTGGACGGCTTTCTTTCAGCACACAAACGAAAAGAAAAAATTTTAGAAATTATGAGCGACCCTAGAATAGGAAGTTTCGGTACAACCGGAATTTCCTTTGCCGTTTTATCTCGCTATATTGCTTATGCAGGTGTTATGCCTCATGGAGGTATTTTAATTTTAGCGGGAATTATTTCGAGGCTTGCGGGAGTGGGTATGGCGGTTTTTGTAAAACCTGCAAAAGAAACCGGCTTAGGCATCTTATTTCATAAATCGGCTTCAAAAATAAGTTTTTTCTTTTGGCTTATTGCCGTCTGTATTCTCTGTTTATTTACTCCTGAAATTTCTTCGTTTTCATTAAAATACCTTAATTTTACGCTTGCGGAATTTTCATACAGAATGAAATATTTACTTTTTCCGCTAATTGCATTTTTTCTTACCTTTATCATTGCAAAAATTGCATATAAAAAAATAGACGGCACTACGGGAGATGTAAACGGCTGCGCAGTTGAATTAACGGAACTTGCAATTTTATTCTCGATAATTTTTATTCAACCAGTAAATTAA